The region CGCGCACCCCTGTGAACTCGAAGACCCCACCGAATTCATCGGCCCTGGGGGAGTAGTACTCCTGACCGGACTCGCGTTTAAAGATCATCCCGCGGGCTTTACCGACTATGTTCGTCGCCTCGCCAAGCGCGGCATCACTGGTATCGGATTCGGCACCGGCCTGTACTTCGATAAACCACCCCGCGAACTTATCGACGCCGCCAAGGCACACGAGCTCACCCTCTTTGAAGTGCCCCTGCATATCCCCTTCGTGTCCATCTCGGCTGCTGCCTACAAAGAACAGTCCCGTCGCCGGGGTGCGCGCCGGGAAGAGTTCATCAAAGACTTAGGCAAACTTAGCGATGCCGCATCGAAAGGCCTGCGCCCACTGCTGCGCTCAGTCGCGACGACCTTGGACTGCCGCATTTATCTCGCGGACGCGGACAGCCGCATTAAAGCTGCCGTGGTGTCACCTACCCGTGACCCACTGCCGGAAGCTATCACTAAAGAAGACCGCGAACTCGTCGCTGAAGTCATGAAACGTGGTTTCGGAAGCGCCTTTTCGGACAAAGGACGAACCGTCCTCAGCGTGACGGTGACAACCCGCGGCGACTACCACGAAGGGCTTATTGCCTCCACGGAGAAAAGCCTCGATCTTTACGGACGAACTCTGCTTAAACACGCCGCCGGATTGTGCGAACTACTCGTGCAGCGACCATCAGAACTGCGCTTTAAACAAAACGGACTCAACACCTTGGCTCTGGGCATCCAGCTCGGCTGGACCGGCGATACCGATACCTTCCGCGACATCATCGCCTCTGCTAGCGATGCCACCGGCAAAATTCGTCCCGCCCTCGTGAAGTCCGACGACGTCCAAGCCCGTGACCGTTTCCACCAGAAACTCGATATGCGCCTCGAACAAGCCGGCCGCATGTTTTTCAGCCTCAACCTCGACGACTGCACACAGTTAGTACTCTTCCGCGGCGGCCGTTCAATGAAGGAACTGAAAGAACTACTCAGCGACTTAAGGCATCGCCAGCGCATCGTCGTCGGAGGCCCCGTCGAGTGGGCGGAACTTTCCCAATCACTCATCGGCGAACTAGAGCGAATCGCATTCCGCGTGAAGACTGGCTCCATCGTCGGCGTGGAAAGCCGCGCCTTTAACTGGCTACACGATGCCGCCGACGTCCCCGCCCTGCGCAGCCGCGTCCAAGAAACCTGGGGCAAACTACACGCCTACGACGAATCCCACGACACCTACCTCCGCCGCACACTC is a window of Corynebacterium camporealensis DNA encoding:
- a CDS encoding helix-turn-helix domain-containing protein, translated to MEDWKTVGAAQQLVEDEIQLLSIDWLLAQRDLELRPLHIAGQEFHVAHPCELEDPTEFIGPGGVVLLTGLAFKDHPAGFTDYVRRLAKRGITGIGFGTGLYFDKPPRELIDAAKAHELTLFEVPLHIPFVSISAAAYKEQSRRRGARREEFIKDLGKLSDAASKGLRPLLRSVATTLDCRIYLADADSRIKAAVVSPTRDPLPEAITKEDRELVAEVMKRGFGSAFSDKGRTVLSVTVTTRGDYHEGLIASTEKSLDLYGRTLLKHAAGLCELLVQRPSELRFKQNGLNTLALGIQLGWTGDTDTFRDIIASASDATGKIRPALVKSDDVQARDRFHQKLDMRLEQAGRMFFSLNLDDCTQLVLFRGGRSMKELKELLSDLRHRQRIVVGGPVEWAELSQSLIGELERIAFRVKTGSIVGVESRAFNWLHDAADVPALRSRVQETWGKLHAYDESHDTYLRRTLEVLLQHGMHLGDAADILGVHRHTLRKRVSTLESVLEVDLGDPSVRAELLVLGMAIDRQRSTKS